One Syntrophorhabdaceae bacterium DNA window includes the following coding sequences:
- a CDS encoding electron transfer flavoprotein subunit beta/FixA family protein: MNILVFIKQVADTEARIVINNDRNALEIENKYAINFFDEFAVEEAVRIKESMKEVRVTVCTYGPPRAIEALRTAVAMGADRAFLIDSTVHESDDPLIIAETLASFATSDGFDLILCGRQAIDDENANIGPMVAEYLTIPHVSRVTKIEVLDGKRIKVESEIEGGKQISQVEMPALLTAQKGLNEPRVPLITGVMKAMKTEIPTIDPSTLKVASPSLSKNGSDITILSYEPPAQRPPVKIVEGETPEEKVRNLVKALKADAKVI, encoded by the coding sequence GTGAATATTCTGGTTTTTATTAAACAGGTGGCTGATACGGAAGCGAGAATCGTGATCAACAATGACCGAAACGCGCTGGAAATAGAGAATAAGTATGCCATTAATTTTTTCGATGAATTTGCCGTGGAAGAAGCAGTGAGAATCAAAGAAAGCATGAAAGAGGTCCGGGTTACGGTTTGCACGTACGGTCCGCCGAGGGCAATAGAGGCGCTCCGGACTGCTGTGGCCATGGGGGCTGATAGGGCCTTTCTCATTGACAGTACCGTTCATGAAAGCGATGACCCCCTAATCATCGCAGAGACGCTCGCATCCTTCGCCACGTCAGATGGTTTCGATCTTATTCTGTGCGGGAGACAGGCCATTGATGACGAGAACGCGAACATAGGCCCCATGGTCGCCGAGTATCTGACAATCCCGCATGTAAGCAGGGTCACTAAGATTGAGGTCCTTGACGGGAAGCGAATCAAAGTTGAAAGCGAGATCGAAGGAGGTAAACAGATTTCTCAGGTGGAAATGCCCGCCCTCCTTACTGCTCAGAAAGGACTTAACGAGCCTCGTGTGCCGCTCATTACCGGTGTCATGAAGGCCATGAAGACAGAAATACCGACGATTGATCCATCAACCCTTAAGGTGGCAAGTCCAAGCTTAAGCAAAAACGGGTCGGATATAACGATCCTCTCTTATGAACCCCCTGCACAGAGGCCGCCAGTGAAGATCGTGGAGGGTGAAACCCCCGAGGAGAAAGTGAGAAACCTTGTGAAGGCATTGAAGGCAGATGCAAAGGTGATATGA